One window from the genome of Micromonospora aurantiaca ATCC 27029 encodes:
- a CDS encoding AAA family ATPase: MPGFILTGAPGSGKTAILRHLEVDGHPVVEEAATDVIALHQALGRPEPWREPDFAERVLALQRRRRRRAEARAGEIVFHDRSPVCTLALCRHLGSTPPSALLDEVERLTTERRHYERTVFFVRNQGFVEATAARRISFEESLVFERVHELTYRDAGFDLVEVPAGPLTTRVAAIKQAVDRLRAARVRT, translated from the coding sequence ATGCCCGGATTCATCCTCACCGGCGCTCCCGGCTCCGGTAAGACCGCGATCCTGCGCCACCTGGAGGTCGACGGCCACCCCGTCGTGGAGGAGGCGGCGACCGACGTGATCGCGCTGCACCAGGCGCTCGGCCGGCCCGAACCGTGGCGCGAGCCGGACTTCGCCGAGCGGGTGCTGGCTCTCCAGCGCAGGCGTCGGCGCCGAGCCGAAGCGCGCGCCGGGGAGATCGTCTTCCACGACCGCTCACCTGTCTGCACGCTCGCGCTGTGCCGCCACCTGGGGTCGACGCCGCCGTCCGCCCTGCTGGACGAGGTCGAGCGCCTGACGACGGAACGCCGCCACTACGAGCGGACCGTCTTCTTCGTACGGAATCAGGGCTTCGTCGAGGCGACCGCCGCCCGCCGGATCAGCTTCGAGGAGTCGCTCGTCTTCGAGCGCGTCCACGAACTGACGTACCGCGACGCGGGATTCGACCTCGTCGAGGTGCCCGCGGGGCCGCTCACGACGCGGGTGGCCGCGATAAAGCAGGCGGTCGATCGTCTGCGCGCCGCTAGGGTGCGGACATGA
- a CDS encoding ArsR/SmtB family transcription factor: MVGDVGDLYQALADPTRRLILDELTERDGQTLFEICGRLATKHQVGSSRQAISQHLDVLEAAGLIVTRRQGRYKFHHLDTRPLRSITERWLRSDAPTQENP; encoded by the coding sequence ATGGTGGGTGACGTGGGCGATCTGTACCAGGCGCTGGCCGATCCCACCCGCCGCCTGATCCTCGACGAGCTGACCGAGCGCGACGGTCAGACCCTGTTCGAGATCTGCGGCCGGCTGGCCACCAAGCACCAGGTCGGCTCGTCCCGGCAGGCGATCTCCCAGCACCTCGACGTCCTGGAGGCCGCCGGCCTGATCGTCACGCGGCGGCAGGGTCGCTACAAGTTCCACCACCTCGACACCCGGCCGCTGCGGTCCATCACCGAGCGATGGCTCAGGTCCGACGCACCCACCCAGGAGAACCCATGA
- a CDS encoding VOC family protein, translating to MRINLTSVYVDDQDKALRFYTEVLGFVKKTDVPTGEYRWLTVVSPDAPDGVELLLEPDAHPAAKAFKEALAGDGIPLTQFAVDDVAAEHDRLRGLGVLFTQEPVDMGPVTTAVFDDTCGNLIQIAQYR from the coding sequence ATGAGAATCAACCTCACCAGCGTGTACGTCGACGACCAGGACAAGGCACTGCGCTTCTACACCGAGGTGCTGGGCTTCGTGAAGAAGACAGACGTGCCGACCGGGGAGTACCGGTGGCTGACTGTGGTCTCGCCGGACGCCCCGGACGGCGTGGAGCTGCTGCTGGAACCCGACGCGCACCCGGCCGCCAAGGCGTTCAAGGAGGCGCTCGCGGGCGACGGGATACCGCTGACGCAGTTCGCGGTGGACGACGTGGCCGCCGAGCACGACCGGCTGCGGGGCCTCGGCGTGCTGTTCACCCAGGAGCCGGTCGACATGGGCCCGGTGACCACGGCGGTGTTCGACGACACCTGCGGCAACCTGATCCAGATCGCACAGTACCGGTAG
- a CDS encoding PH domain-containing protein, with protein MTVWRRPYSLDLTTSGFMVVAVLAVGFFVLLVFEVRSGRMTGRDAVFLGVWNAAGLAVAVRRAMLGVWVSPVGVRSRSLLRTTTVPWASVAEIHSGTGSIVGLDVGRDAIVIERIDGEPVQTPIQSGAVVRPFRLELTRLVTWPEHYDEILANLRECHRNARPPEQRAAASPAPDPVRTDRPVPPGQIRRPAPSATQRRDIHALTRQYERGVLTDAEYAAALARLRGDE; from the coding sequence ATGACGGTGTGGCGGCGCCCGTACTCGCTGGACCTGACCACCTCCGGCTTCATGGTCGTGGCGGTGCTGGCGGTCGGCTTCTTCGTGCTCCTCGTGTTCGAGGTCAGAAGCGGCAGGATGACGGGACGGGATGCGGTGTTCCTCGGCGTGTGGAACGCCGCCGGCCTCGCTGTCGCGGTCCGCCGCGCGATGCTCGGCGTCTGGGTGAGCCCTGTCGGCGTACGCTCGCGCTCGCTGCTCCGCACGACCACAGTGCCGTGGGCGTCGGTTGCGGAGATACACAGCGGTACGGGTTCGATCGTGGGCCTGGACGTGGGACGCGACGCGATCGTCATCGAGCGGATCGACGGCGAGCCGGTGCAGACGCCGATCCAGTCCGGCGCCGTCGTCCGGCCGTTCCGCCTGGAGCTGACCCGGCTGGTCACCTGGCCGGAGCACTACGACGAGATCCTCGCGAACCTGCGGGAGTGCCATCGCAACGCCCGGCCCCCGGAGCAGCGCGCGGCGGCGAGCCCGGCGCCGGATCCGGTCCGCACCGACCGTCCGGTCCCGCCGGGGCAGATCCGGCGGCCCGCTCCGAGCGCCACGCAGCGGCGCGACATCCATGCGCTGACCAGGCAGTACGAGCGTGGAGTGCTGACCGACGCCGAGTACGCGGCCGCGTTGGCGCGGCTGCGCGGTGACGAATAG
- a CDS encoding dienelactone hydrolase family protein, which yields MAEIVLFHHIQGLTDGVRALAGSLRSGGHTVHVPDLFDGERPATISDGAALIKRIGGDVLDRRADALVADLPAGLVYAGVSWGAAIAQRLAQTRAGARAALLYEACLPVTGEWAIGPWPDGVAVQVHGMERDPFFGLEGDVDAARELVSIVGPERGELYVYPGDRHLFTDSSLPSYDAEATALVVSRSRELLDRLG from the coding sequence ATGGCCGAGATCGTGCTCTTCCACCACATTCAAGGGCTCACGGACGGCGTCCGCGCGCTCGCCGGCTCCCTGCGGTCCGGTGGCCACACCGTCCACGTCCCCGACCTCTTCGACGGCGAACGGCCGGCCACCATCTCCGACGGCGCCGCGCTGATCAAGCGGATCGGCGGCGACGTCCTCGACCGGCGCGCCGACGCGCTCGTCGCCGACCTGCCCGCCGGCCTCGTCTACGCGGGCGTCTCCTGGGGCGCCGCCATCGCCCAGCGGCTCGCCCAGACCCGGGCCGGCGCCCGGGCCGCCCTGCTCTACGAGGCCTGCCTGCCGGTGACCGGCGAGTGGGCGATCGGCCCCTGGCCCGACGGGGTGGCGGTGCAGGTGCACGGCATGGAGCGCGACCCGTTCTTCGGGCTCGAAGGCGACGTGGACGCCGCGCGCGAGCTGGTGTCGATCGTCGGTCCCGAGCGCGGCGAGCTGTACGTCTACCCCGGCGACCGGCACCTGTTCACCGACAGTTCGCTGCCCTCGTACGACGCCGAGGCCACAGCGCTGGTGGTGAGCCGCAGCCGCGAGCTGCTCGACCGGCTCGGCTGA
- a CDS encoding winged helix-turn-helix domain-containing protein has translation MSVNERIPDYDLDDLLVVTAPEQLRALADPLRSTLLELLLERAATVNEMARAVDRPKSSVAYHVNQLVDAGLLRVVRTRRVRAIEERFYGRVARTYYVGALSRAEDKQVVSRINGLAEAAAEAAAAHAADELRCTLVHARIPIEDVREFWAEVQALARRFAQIPRAGDQVYGFAAGLYPTDAPTLPDTEPATDPRD, from the coding sequence ATGTCGGTCAATGAGCGAATCCCGGACTACGACCTCGACGACCTGCTCGTGGTCACCGCTCCGGAGCAGTTGCGTGCGCTCGCCGACCCGCTGCGGAGCACGCTGCTCGAACTGCTCCTGGAGCGCGCCGCCACTGTCAACGAGATGGCCCGCGCCGTCGACCGGCCGAAGAGCAGCGTGGCGTACCACGTGAACCAACTGGTCGACGCCGGTCTGCTGCGCGTGGTGCGGACCCGCCGGGTACGCGCCATCGAGGAGCGGTTCTACGGGCGGGTGGCCCGCACCTACTACGTCGGCGCGCTCAGCCGGGCCGAGGACAAGCAGGTGGTGTCCCGGATCAACGGGCTCGCCGAGGCGGCAGCCGAAGCGGCGGCCGCGCACGCCGCCGACGAGTTGCGGTGCACGCTCGTGCACGCGCGCATCCCGATCGAGGACGTCCGCGAGTTCTGGGCGGAGGTGCAGGCGCTGGCCCGGCGGTTCGCGCAGATCCCCCGCGCCGGGGACCAGGTGTACGGCTTCGCCGCCGGCCTCTACCCCACCGACGCGCCCACGCTCCCCGACACGGAACCCGCCACCGACCCACGCGACTGA
- a CDS encoding L-threonylcarbamoyladenylate synthase, translating to MPAERGIDEAAAVLRAGGLVAFPTETVYGLGANALDARAAARIFEAKARPSFDPLISHLADAADLAALVGEVPAAVAELAKRFWPGPLTLIVDRPEIIPPIVTSGLDTMAVRVPDEPSARALIAAAGVPVAAPSANRFGQLSPTRAEHVVAGLGGAVDVVLDGGPTRCGIESTIVDARGERPVVLRLGALPVEALVEAVGPVEVRQGSSGQPVAPGTLAAHYAPRTPLRLGAAAEPGGGRRGFLAFREPPADSDWAAVEVLSPDGDVTAAAARLFDALHRLDAAGVTEIVAEPVPETGVGRAINDRLRRAAATWR from the coding sequence CTGCCGGCCGAGCGCGGCATCGACGAGGCAGCCGCCGTCCTGCGTGCCGGCGGGCTGGTCGCCTTTCCCACCGAGACGGTCTACGGGCTGGGCGCCAACGCGCTCGACGCCCGGGCCGCCGCGCGGATCTTCGAGGCGAAGGCGCGGCCCAGCTTCGACCCGCTGATCAGCCACCTGGCCGACGCCGCCGACCTGGCCGCGCTGGTGGGAGAGGTGCCCGCGGCGGTGGCCGAGCTGGCGAAGCGGTTCTGGCCCGGCCCGCTCACCCTGATCGTGGACCGTCCGGAGATCATCCCGCCGATCGTCACCTCCGGTCTGGACACCATGGCGGTACGCGTACCGGACGAGCCGTCGGCGCGGGCACTGATCGCCGCCGCCGGAGTGCCGGTGGCGGCGCCGAGCGCGAACCGGTTCGGCCAGCTCAGCCCCACCCGGGCCGAGCACGTGGTGGCCGGGCTGGGCGGCGCGGTGGACGTGGTGCTCGACGGCGGGCCCACCCGGTGCGGCATCGAGTCGACGATCGTGGACGCGCGCGGTGAGCGGCCGGTGGTGCTGCGGCTGGGCGCGCTGCCGGTCGAGGCACTCGTCGAGGCGGTCGGCCCGGTCGAGGTGCGCCAGGGCAGCTCCGGCCAGCCGGTCGCGCCCGGGACGCTCGCCGCGCACTACGCCCCGCGTACCCCGTTGCGGTTGGGCGCGGCGGCCGAGCCCGGCGGCGGCCGGCGGGGCTTCCTGGCCTTCCGGGAGCCACCGGCGGACAGCGACTGGGCGGCGGTGGAGGTCCTGTCGCCCGACGGCGACGTGACGGCGGCGGCGGCGCGCCTGTTCGACGCGCTGCACCGGCTCGACGCGGCCGGGGTGACCGAGATCGTCGCCGAGCCGGTGCCGGAGACCGGCGTGGGCCGAGCGATAAACGACCGGCTGCGCCGGGCCGCCGCCACCTGGCGCTAG
- a CDS encoding cation-translocating P-type ATPase has product MTSLGRFAGLLLSPTVVPETAARVARTVGSALPTDAVPARVSEVAGSVGTAAARLARLTGLTSRRVWSQDGRHHIEVHGVCQDGGDRLARQVEAALESMPGVAWARVNAPSGRVVVATGDPAPKLRDLIATVARVEQTCPYEPDPEIEPPQPPEDGPRTARTFGALLSDVLGLSISAATRVLPLTPIPAEVAGLLGAVDLHPKLHALAGLGIRADPRAEVLFPLAEAVVQGLTGGWAGIVLDGAQRVVQWGEGAAQLNAWRRAEPHLTGDPERAVARVPDGERPCPVPDGQPERYAKRVLPAGAVAGAAALPVLGPKRAAALALSSLPKAPGSGREGYGAQLGRMLARRGVIAMDRSVLRELDRIDTVVLDAAVLGSDRGVLADLAPLADADTGQVAARAFALFDPAEPDAVRADGGWRIGPLDRLGADDPGDTPDSARLRADGGRLLGLAENGRLAAVLRVEPEPAPGVDALASAARQAGLRLVVGGADDGRYDFADLLVPGGARLADAVHDLQREGAVVMVVSGERSALAASDCGLGVYGPDDLPPWGAHLLVGDDLRVPALLVDAAGVARRMTEQNVRISMAGSGLGALAAFTADRRRLPRPTLAAVNGAAALAFAHGVFRAHRLPDRTGAPMPALTAWHLMPAQTVLDQLATDPSGLAEDEAARRRRVEVGDEHGPAGLLRAFVEELSNPLTPVLAAGAVLSAAFGSLVDAALVGGVVGGSALVGAVHQRNTERSLAELLSRSAVTARVLRDGAERVVPAEELVRGDVITVSSGDAVPADCRVLTSDGLEADESSLTGESLPVAKSPEPVVAAAIAERHSMLFEGTTVAAGHGTAVVVATGAETEAGRSLAMARQAPPASGVEARLGRLTSSAVPLAAASAIAVAGAGLLRGVPLAETAATAANLAVASVPEGLPFLVSAAQLAAARRLAEHGALVRNPRTIEALGRVDVLCFDKTGTLTEGKLLLAGVGTGDGRYAVLDELDEPLRSTLAAAVRATPAAADPDELPQQTDRAVRHGADAAGVTEQTGAAEWTATAGMPFEPSRGYSATVGRGTGGLLLSVKGAPESVLPRCASRRTAEGDRPLDAAGREEVQAMLAGRAGAGHRILAVAECQVSIEQVSDEQVDGLVFVGFLTLADGVRESARPAVARIRAAGVHTVMITGDHPATAEAIAAKISPDDGGQRVVTATDLDRLDDAALAERLMATDVVARCTPAHKVRIIQALQRQDRTVAMTGDGANDAPAIRLADVGIALGQRGTPAARAAADLVVTDDRLETIIATLVEGRAMWSSVRHALSILVGGNLGEIAFSVLTAAATGRSALTGRQLLLVNLLTDLAPALAIAVRPPADDSADHLLREGPDSSLGVTMTREIGLRAASTTLGATAGWTIARWTGTQRRASTVALASLIGTQLGQTVLAGGTSPSVLAATAASVGVLVAVVQTPGVSQFFGCTPLGPVGWTIATGSALGATFANGALTKLVDRLPQPGSHRRPDADQS; this is encoded by the coding sequence ATGACCTCGCTGGGACGGTTCGCCGGCCTCCTGCTGTCGCCGACGGTCGTACCGGAGACCGCCGCGCGTGTCGCGCGTACCGTCGGTTCGGCCCTGCCCACTGATGCCGTGCCGGCCCGGGTCAGCGAGGTGGCGGGCAGCGTCGGTACGGCGGCGGCCCGGCTGGCCCGCCTCACCGGGCTGACCAGCCGCCGCGTGTGGTCGCAGGACGGCCGCCACCACATCGAGGTGCACGGCGTGTGCCAGGACGGCGGCGACCGGCTGGCCCGTCAGGTCGAGGCGGCGCTGGAGTCGATGCCGGGTGTCGCCTGGGCGCGGGTGAACGCGCCGTCGGGCCGGGTGGTGGTGGCGACCGGGGATCCGGCGCCGAAGCTGCGCGACCTGATCGCCACGGTGGCGCGCGTGGAGCAGACCTGCCCGTACGAGCCGGACCCGGAGATCGAACCGCCGCAGCCGCCCGAGGACGGCCCGCGTACCGCGCGGACGTTCGGCGCGCTGCTGTCCGACGTGCTCGGGTTGAGCATCTCCGCTGCCACCCGTGTCCTGCCGCTCACTCCCATTCCCGCCGAGGTGGCCGGTCTGCTCGGCGCTGTCGACCTGCACCCGAAGCTGCACGCGCTGGCCGGTCTGGGCATCCGCGCCGACCCGCGCGCCGAGGTGCTGTTCCCGCTGGCCGAGGCGGTGGTGCAGGGTCTCACCGGCGGCTGGGCGGGCATCGTGCTGGACGGCGCGCAGCGGGTCGTGCAGTGGGGTGAGGGCGCCGCTCAACTGAACGCATGGCGGCGGGCCGAGCCGCACCTGACCGGTGACCCGGAACGGGCTGTGGCCCGGGTGCCCGACGGCGAGCGGCCCTGCCCGGTGCCGGACGGGCAGCCCGAGCGGTACGCCAAGCGGGTGCTTCCGGCCGGCGCGGTCGCCGGGGCGGCGGCGCTGCCGGTGCTGGGGCCGAAGCGCGCAGCCGCGCTGGCGCTGTCCTCGCTGCCGAAGGCGCCCGGCTCCGGTCGGGAGGGGTACGGCGCCCAGCTCGGCCGGATGCTCGCCCGGCGCGGCGTGATCGCGATGGACCGCAGTGTGCTGCGTGAGCTGGACCGGATCGACACGGTGGTGCTCGACGCGGCGGTGCTCGGTTCGGACCGGGGCGTCCTGGCCGATCTCGCGCCGCTGGCCGACGCCGACACCGGGCAGGTCGCCGCGCGCGCGTTCGCGTTGTTCGACCCGGCCGAGCCGGACGCGGTTCGCGCCGACGGCGGCTGGCGGATCGGCCCGCTGGACCGCCTCGGCGCCGACGATCCCGGCGACACCCCGGACAGCGCCCGGCTGCGCGCCGACGGTGGACGGCTGCTCGGGCTGGCGGAGAACGGCCGGCTCGCCGCCGTACTGCGGGTCGAGCCGGAGCCCGCGCCGGGCGTGGACGCGCTGGCGTCGGCCGCACGGCAGGCGGGCCTGCGGCTCGTGGTCGGCGGCGCGGACGACGGCCGGTACGACTTCGCGGACCTGCTCGTACCCGGTGGTGCCCGGCTCGCCGACGCGGTGCACGACCTGCAACGCGAGGGCGCCGTGGTGATGGTGGTCTCCGGTGAGCGGTCGGCGCTCGCCGCCTCGGACTGCGGCCTCGGCGTGTACGGCCCGGACGACCTGCCGCCGTGGGGCGCGCACCTGCTGGTCGGTGACGACCTGCGGGTACCGGCCCTGCTCGTCGACGCCGCCGGAGTGGCCCGCCGGATGACCGAGCAGAACGTCCGGATCTCGATGGCCGGCAGCGGGCTCGGCGCGCTCGCCGCGTTCACCGCCGACCGGCGGCGGCTGCCCCGCCCGACGCTCGCCGCGGTGAACGGCGCGGCGGCGCTCGCGTTCGCGCACGGCGTGTTCCGGGCACACCGGCTGCCGGACCGGACCGGCGCACCGATGCCCGCGCTCACCGCCTGGCACCTGATGCCGGCGCAGACCGTCCTGGACCAGCTCGCCACCGACCCGTCCGGGCTTGCCGAGGACGAGGCGGCCCGCCGCCGGCGCGTCGAGGTCGGCGACGAGCACGGCCCGGCCGGGCTGCTCCGCGCGTTCGTGGAGGAGCTGTCCAACCCGCTCACCCCGGTGCTGGCCGCCGGTGCGGTGCTCTCCGCCGCGTTCGGCTCGCTCGTCGACGCGGCCCTGGTGGGCGGCGTGGTGGGCGGGTCCGCTCTGGTCGGCGCGGTGCACCAGCGCAACACCGAACGATCGCTTGCCGAGCTGCTGTCCCGATCGGCGGTCACCGCCCGGGTGCTGCGCGACGGCGCCGAGCGGGTGGTTCCCGCCGAGGAACTGGTACGCGGCGACGTGATCACGGTCAGCTCCGGGGACGCCGTACCGGCCGACTGCCGGGTGCTGACGAGCGACGGGCTGGAGGCGGACGAGTCGTCACTGACCGGCGAGTCGCTGCCGGTGGCGAAGAGCCCGGAACCGGTGGTGGCGGCGGCCATCGCCGAACGGCACTCGATGCTGTTCGAGGGCACCACTGTGGCCGCCGGGCACGGCACCGCAGTGGTGGTGGCCACCGGTGCGGAGACCGAGGCCGGGCGGAGCCTCGCCATGGCCCGGCAGGCCCCGCCCGCCAGTGGCGTGGAGGCGCGGCTCGGCAGGCTGACAAGCAGCGCCGTACCCCTTGCGGCCGCCTCGGCGATCGCTGTCGCAGGCGCAGGGCTGCTTCGGGGCGTACCCCTTGCCGAAACGGCGGCGACCGCCGCGAACCTGGCCGTGGCGTCGGTGCCGGAGGGGTTGCCGTTCCTGGTCAGCGCCGCGCAGCTGGCGGCGGCGCGGCGGCTGGCCGAGCACGGCGCCCTGGTCCGCAACCCCCGGACCATCGAGGCGCTGGGCCGGGTCGACGTGCTCTGCTTCGACAAGACCGGCACGCTCACCGAGGGGAAGTTGCTGCTGGCGGGGGTGGGTACCGGTGACGGCCGGTACGCCGTGCTGGACGAACTCGACGAGCCGCTCCGGTCGACGCTGGCCGCCGCGGTGCGGGCCACCCCGGCTGCGGCGGATCCGGACGAGTTGCCGCAGCAGACCGACCGGGCGGTACGCCACGGCGCGGACGCCGCCGGGGTGACCGAGCAGACCGGCGCGGCGGAGTGGACCGCCACGGCCGGAATGCCGTTCGAGCCGTCCCGGGGCTACAGCGCCACCGTCGGCCGCGGCACCGGCGGGCTGCTGCTGAGCGTGAAGGGTGCCCCCGAGTCGGTGCTGCCGCGCTGCGCGTCCCGGCGCACCGCCGAGGGTGACCGGCCGCTTGATGCGGCCGGACGCGAGGAGGTGCAGGCCATGCTGGCCGGGCGGGCCGGTGCCGGGCATCGCATCCTCGCCGTGGCCGAGTGCCAGGTCTCCATCGAGCAGGTGAGCGACGAGCAGGTCGACGGGCTGGTCTTCGTGGGTTTCCTAACGCTCGCCGACGGGGTGCGGGAGAGCGCCCGGCCGGCGGTGGCCCGGATCCGGGCGGCGGGCGTGCACACCGTCATGATCACCGGTGACCACCCGGCCACGGCCGAGGCGATCGCCGCCAAGATCAGCCCGGACGACGGCGGGCAGCGCGTGGTCACCGCCACCGACCTGGACCGGCTGGACGACGCCGCGCTCGCCGAGCGCCTGATGGCCACCGACGTGGTGGCGCGTTGCACGCCCGCCCACAAGGTACGGATCATCCAGGCGTTGCAGCGCCAGGACCGGACTGTCGCGATGACCGGTGACGGTGCCAACGACGCGCCCGCGATCCGGCTCGCCGACGTCGGCATCGCGCTCGGCCAGCGCGGCACTCCCGCCGCCCGCGCGGCGGCCGACCTGGTGGTCACCGACGACCGGCTGGAGACGATCATCGCCACGCTCGTCGAGGGACGGGCCATGTGGTCGTCGGTGCGGCACGCGCTGAGCATCCTGGTCGGCGGCAACCTCGGCGAGATCGCGTTCAGCGTGCTGACCGCCGCCGCGACCGGCCGGTCCGCGCTGACCGGCCGGCAACTCCTGCTGGTCAACCTGCTCACCGACCTGGCACCCGCACTCGCCATCGCGGTCCGCCCGCCCGCCGACGACAGCGCCGACCACCTGCTGCGGGAAGGGCCGGACTCGTCGCTCGGCGTCACCATGACCCGGGAGATCGGGCTGCGCGCGGCGTCGACCACGCTGGGCGCGACCGCCGGCTGGACGATCGCCAGGTGGACCGGCACCCAGCGGCGTGCCAGCACCGTCGCGCTCGCCTCGCTGATCGGCACCCAGCTCGGCCAGACCGTGCTGGCCGGCGGCACCAGCCCCAGCGTGCTCGCCGCCACCGCCGCGTCGGTCGGCGTGCTCGTGGCTGTGGTGCAGACGCCGGGCGTCAGCCAGTTCTTCGGCTGCACCCCGCTCGGCCCGGTGGGCTGGACCATCGCCACCGGGTCGGCGCTCGGCGCGACGTTCGCCAACGGTGCGCTGACCAAGCTGGTCGACCGCCTGCCGCAGCCGGGTTCGCATCGGCGACCCGACGCCGACCAGTCCTAG
- a CDS encoding MFS transporter, with the protein MTSTTAVPADPPVDLWSPRLRAMTVGSVALVSLLAFEALAVGTAMPTVARSLDGLGLYALAFGGSFASGVVAMVASGIWCDARGPRPAMWHGVVWFVAGLVVAGAATTMEVLVVGRVVQGFGSGLVSVALYVVVGQAYPEQLRRRIFAAFAAAWVVPSLVGPALAGLIVEHLGWRWVFLAVPAVAIPAALLVQPGLRALTATVATRPPAGALARIGWACGAGASAALLHYGGQQRGVLAAALIAGALAGLFVCVPHLLPAGFLRAARGLPTVIGLRALASAAFVAAEVVIPLMLSRERGFSPTGAGLVLTVGALSWSVGSWIQGRIRSPRSAATLPRAGLACITIGTAGVASALVPGLPVLPAVLSWSVAGLGMGLLYPSLSVLTLEQSAPAEQGRNSSALQLGDSLAAATVLALTGAVLAAGASPGPAGFATTLAVAATCGLLGLLLAGRVVLRPTP; encoded by the coding sequence ATGACCAGCACCACCGCCGTTCCGGCTGATCCACCCGTCGACCTCTGGTCGCCGCGCCTGCGGGCGATGACGGTGGGCAGTGTCGCCCTGGTGTCCCTGCTCGCGTTCGAGGCGCTGGCGGTGGGCACCGCCATGCCGACCGTGGCGCGCAGCCTCGACGGGCTCGGCCTGTACGCGCTGGCGTTCGGCGGTTCCTTCGCCTCCGGCGTGGTGGCGATGGTCGCCTCCGGCATCTGGTGCGACGCGCGCGGGCCGCGCCCGGCCATGTGGCACGGTGTCGTCTGGTTCGTCGCCGGGCTCGTGGTGGCCGGCGCCGCCACGACCATGGAGGTGCTGGTCGTCGGGCGGGTGGTGCAGGGCTTCGGCTCCGGACTGGTCTCGGTGGCGCTCTACGTGGTCGTCGGGCAGGCGTACCCGGAGCAGTTGCGGCGGCGGATCTTCGCCGCGTTCGCCGCGGCCTGGGTGGTGCCGTCGCTGGTCGGACCGGCCCTGGCCGGACTGATCGTGGAACATCTGGGCTGGCGGTGGGTGTTCCTCGCGGTGCCGGCGGTGGCGATCCCGGCGGCGCTGCTGGTCCAGCCGGGGCTGCGGGCGCTGACCGCCACCGTGGCGACCCGCCCGCCGGCGGGTGCCCTGGCCCGGATCGGCTGGGCCTGCGGGGCGGGGGCGAGCGCCGCACTGCTGCACTACGGGGGGCAGCAGCGCGGCGTGCTCGCCGCCGCCCTCATCGCCGGCGCGCTGGCCGGGCTGTTCGTCTGCGTGCCGCACCTGCTGCCGGCCGGGTTCCTGCGCGCGGCGCGGGGACTGCCGACGGTGATCGGCCTGCGCGCGCTGGCGTCGGCGGCGTTCGTGGCCGCCGAGGTGGTGATCCCACTGATGCTGTCCCGGGAGCGCGGTTTCTCGCCCACCGGCGCCGGCCTGGTGCTGACCGTCGGGGCGCTGTCCTGGTCGGTCGGCTCGTGGATCCAGGGGCGGATCCGCTCACCCCGCTCGGCGGCGACGCTGCCCCGGGCCGGGCTGGCCTGCATCACGATCGGTACGGCGGGCGTGGCGTCGGCGCTGGTGCCCGGACTGCCGGTGCTGCCGGCCGTGCTGAGCTGGTCGGTGGCAGGGCTGGGCATGGGCCTGCTCTACCCGTCGCTGTCGGTGCTCACCCTGGAGCAGTCCGCCCCGGCCGAGCAGGGCCGCAACAGCTCCGCGCTGCAACTGGGCGACTCGCTCGCCGCCGCCACAGTGCTGGCGCTCACCGGCGCGGTCCTGGCCGCCGGTGCGTCCCCCGGCCCGGCCGGCTTCGCGACCACGCTGGCTGTGGCAGCCACTTGCGGCCTGCTGGGCCTGCTGCTGGCCGGCCGGGTGGTCCTCCGCCCCACCCCCTGA
- a CDS encoding SDR family oxidoreductase, protein MAVARGREEWAMRVLVTGATGRLGRVAVPRLRDEGFTLRAMSRGPRTGDGVEWVTADLATGAGLAEAVAGVDAVLHLASSPQRRTHDIDVLGTRRLAVAAGHAGVRHLVFVSIVGVDRVPLGYYRHKLAAEQVVAAGPVPWSVLRATQFPEFLEGLLSGASRLGPVIGDRAVLAQPVDPGEVADRLAVLLLAGPSNRVEDFGGPEVLRYDDAARAWLAARRVRRPLLPVRIPGRLGRELRAGGLTTTATPTGTRTWADHLADTYGGTAGR, encoded by the coding sequence GTGGCGGTCGCGCGTGGGCGGGAGGAGTGGGCGATGCGGGTGCTGGTGACCGGGGCGACCGGGCGGCTCGGGCGAGTGGCGGTGCCGCGGCTGCGGGACGAGGGCTTCACGCTGCGCGCGATGAGCCGCGGACCGCGTACCGGGGACGGGGTCGAGTGGGTGACCGCCGACCTGGCCACCGGCGCCGGGCTGGCGGAGGCGGTCGCCGGGGTGGACGCGGTGCTGCACCTGGCCTCGTCGCCGCAGCGGCGCACCCACGACATCGACGTGCTCGGCACCCGCCGGCTCGCGGTGGCGGCCGGTCACGCCGGGGTGCGTCACCTGGTCTTCGTGTCGATCGTCGGCGTCGACCGGGTGCCGTTGGGCTACTACCGGCACAAGCTCGCGGCTGAGCAGGTCGTGGCCGCCGGACCGGTGCCGTGGAGCGTGTTGCGGGCGACCCAGTTCCCGGAGTTCCTGGAAGGGCTGCTCAGCGGCGCGAGCCGCCTCGGCCCGGTGATCGGGGACCGGGCCGTGCTCGCCCAGCCGGTCGACCCCGGTGAGGTGGCGGACCGGCTCGCCGTCCTGCTGCTGGCCGGGCCGTCGAACCGGGTGGAGGACTTCGGCGGACCGGAGGTGCTGCGCTACGACGACGCGGCCCGCGCCTGGCTCGCGGCCCGGCGGGTACGCCGTCCGCTGCTGCCGGTCCGGATCCCCGGCCGGCTCGGACGGGAGCTGCGCGCGGGCGGCCTCACCACGACCGCCACGCCGACCGGCACCCGGACCTGGGCCGACCACCTCGCGGACACGTACGGGGGAACCGCCGGAAGATGA